In the genome of Deinococcus sp. YIM 134068, one region contains:
- a CDS encoding glycerol-3-phosphate acyltransferase: MAFLSVLLLALAFLVGSLPLGHWLLSRLGADPRLNNAYNLGVENVLRRVGPGPAAASAGLDFGKGFLAVLMASALGSAEVSVLAALAAYLGHLNPPRALYGGTPPRGRGNLVLLGVLAGLAVAGGVGFWVAVLPVVVYAAAVGYWGYVSGATVLGLLVFALLVAVSPLGIPAKLGALALLVAATWRFKENLGRILDGTEPRVGEAVPMAGKRADQVVAAFMIHPMTLENFWSARRFAWLKPLVERGVVSEASVRQMAANLRPMKVGELHGIKTAGGKEIRCYLLSSPLLPDVFTSDPDLATRRAIEGARLARELGAEVFGLGAFWSVVGNKGLDVQAAVPEITITNGGAYTSGTIKAAIPGILRHFAQTGRDLKEATAGIVGANGVVAFGIARTIAPQVGKVIMIGRDMERLERSAATLRRATRDTEIVTTTSYDTLREADLIFSATSDPRPVIFPQHVKPGAWIFDEGRPADVDESVLDVPSVRVIPGGVVRPPGGMTSNIDLQFGEGAVPACLAETLIIAATGEHQRKSLGPQTLTENINFFVEQAERLGFTVVD; encoded by the coding sequence ATGGCGTTTTTGTCGGTCCTGCTCCTCGCGCTGGCCTTCTTGGTGGGGAGCCTGCCGCTGGGGCACTGGCTCCTCTCTCGGCTGGGGGCCGACCCGCGCCTGAACAACGCCTACAACCTCGGCGTGGAGAACGTGCTGCGCCGGGTCGGGCCGGGACCGGCGGCGGCGAGCGCGGGGCTGGACTTCGGCAAGGGCTTTCTCGCCGTGCTGATGGCCTCGGCTCTCGGGTCGGCGGAGGTGTCCGTCCTGGCCGCGCTCGCCGCGTACCTGGGGCACCTCAACCCGCCGCGCGCCCTGTACGGCGGGACGCCCCCACGCGGGCGGGGCAACCTCGTGCTGCTGGGGGTGCTGGCCGGGCTGGCGGTGGCAGGAGGGGTGGGTTTCTGGGTCGCCGTGCTGCCCGTGGTCGTGTATGCGGCGGCGGTGGGGTACTGGGGCTACGTCAGCGGCGCGACGGTCCTCGGGCTGCTCGTCTTCGCGCTCCTCGTGGCAGTCTCACCGCTGGGGATTCCCGCCAAGCTGGGGGCGCTCGCGCTCCTCGTCGCGGCGACGTGGCGCTTCAAGGAGAACCTGGGCCGCATCCTCGACGGCACCGAGCCGCGCGTGGGCGAGGCGGTGCCGATGGCGGGCAAGCGGGCCGATCAGGTCGTGGCCGCCTTCATGATTCACCCGATGACGCTGGAGAACTTCTGGTCGGCGCGGCGCTTCGCATGGCTGAAGCCGCTGGTGGAGCGCGGCGTCGTCAGCGAGGCGAGCGTCCGGCAGATGGCGGCGAACCTGCGGCCCATGAAGGTCGGGGAGTTGCACGGCATCAAGACGGCGGGGGGCAAGGAGATTCGCTGCTACCTCCTGAGCAGCCCGCTGCTGCCCGACGTGTTCACCTCGGACCCGGACCTCGCCACCCGCCGCGCCATCGAGGGGGCACGGCTCGCCCGCGAACTCGGGGCGGAGGTCTTCGGGCTGGGCGCGTTCTGGTCGGTGGTGGGGAACAAGGGGCTGGACGTGCAGGCCGCCGTCCCCGAGATCACGATCACGAACGGCGGCGCGTACACCAGCGGCACGATCAAGGCGGCGATTCCCGGCATCCTGCGCCACTTCGCGCAGACGGGGCGGGACCTGAAGGAAGCCACGGCAGGAATTGTCGGCGCGAACGGGGTCGTCGCCTTCGGCATCGCGCGGACCATCGCCCCGCAGGTCGGCAAGGTCATCATGATCGGGCGGGACATGGAGCGGCTGGAGCGGAGTGCGGCCACCCTGCGCCGCGCCACGCGGGACACCGAGATCGTCACGACGACGAGCTACGACACCCTGCGCGAGGCCGACCTGATCTTCTCCGCGACCTCGGACCCCCGCCCGGTGATCTTCCCGCAGCATGTCAAGCCCGGCGCGTGGATTTTCGACGAGGGCCGCCCCGCCGACGTGGACGAGAGCGTGTTGGACGTGCCCAGTGTGCGCGTGATCCCAGGCGGTGTGGTGCGCCCGCCCGGCGGCATGACGAGCAACATCGACCTCCAGTTTGGAGAGGGGGCCGTGCCCGCCTGCCTCGCGGAGACCCTGATCATCGCCGCGACGGGCGAGCACCAGCGCAAGAGCCTCGGCCCGCAGACGCTGACGGAGAACATCAACTTCTTCGTGGAGCAGGCGGAGCGGCTGGGATTTACGGTGGTGGACTGA
- a CDS encoding DUF705 domain-containing protein codes for MTAASSPLVIYVDVDETLVRNYGKTRIPIPAVIKHVRSLFEQGAELYCWSSGGAQYARQSAAKCGLEDCFTAFLPKPQVLLDDQHVSTWRRLVQVHPSNCDTQSVQDYRAALLGSR; via the coding sequence ATGACGGCAGCCTCCAGTCCTCTCGTTATCTACGTCGATGTCGACGAGACGCTCGTTCGCAACTACGGCAAGACCCGGATTCCTATTCCGGCGGTCATCAAGCACGTCCGCTCGCTCTTCGAGCAGGGTGCGGAGCTGTACTGCTGGAGTTCTGGCGGGGCGCAGTACGCACGGCAAAGTGCAGCCAAGTGCGGGTTGGAAGACTGCTTTACCGCCTTCCTGCCCAAACCCCAGGTTCTCCTCGACGATCAACATGTCTCGACCTGGCGGCGACTTGTGCAGGTTCATCCCAGTAACTGCGATACCCAGTCAGTTCAGGACTATAGGGCGGCCCTTCTGGGTTCCCGGTAG
- a CDS encoding NAD(P)/FAD-dependent oxidoreductase, whose amino-acid sequence MVAESTPPSSLPRTDVLVIGGGPAGLHAAFYAGWRGLSVRLLEARTELGGQLMALYPDKTVYDAPGLPQTRAADLVRALEVQLAPLGVDVRTGTVARTLEPDGAGGWVVGTEGGRRFAAGAVILAAGLGALLPREARGEGVESHPDVRTELPDAAEFTGRRVLVVGGVPQATRAALELTDSGAEVTLTHRRAGFRGEPGELERLERLRVEGRLRVLSPAVLQRLTPEGAELTVNGEGVPVEADTVFILGGYLPDLSPVQGWPLGWEGGYVPDGPGGETALPGVYVVGDLARSGKDFKLLSLAFAQAAIAANHAVHHVRPELKVRPGHSSERGGYPVRG is encoded by the coding sequence ATGGTTGCCGAGTCCACGCCGCCGTCTTCCCTGCCCCGCACCGACGTTCTGGTGATCGGGGGTGGACCGGCGGGACTGCACGCGGCGTTCTACGCGGGCTGGCGCGGGCTGAGCGTGAGGTTGCTGGAGGCGCGCACCGAATTGGGCGGGCAACTGATGGCCCTCTACCCGGACAAGACCGTGTACGACGCACCCGGCCTGCCGCAGACGCGGGCGGCGGACCTCGTGCGGGCGCTGGAGGTGCAGCTTGCCCCCCTCGGCGTGGACGTGCGGACGGGCACGGTGGCGCGCACGTTGGAGCCGGACGGGGCGGGCGGCTGGGTGGTCGGCACGGAGGGGGGAAGACGGTTCGCGGCGGGGGCCGTCATCCTCGCGGCGGGGCTGGGGGCGCTGCTGCCGCGTGAGGCACGTGGGGAGGGCGTGGAGAGTCACCCGGATGTGAGAACCGAGCTTCCCGACGCCGCCGAGTTCACTGGACGGCGCGTCCTCGTTGTTGGGGGAGTCCCGCAGGCGACGCGGGCGGCACTGGAACTCACGGACTCGGGGGCTGAGGTCACGCTCACCCACCGCCGGGCGGGCTTTCGGGGGGAGCCGGGGGAACTGGAGCGGCTGGAGCGCCTGCGCGTGGAGGGCCGCCTCCGGGTCCTCTCACCCGCCGTCCTGCAACGCCTCACGCCGGAGGGGGCCGAGCTGACGGTGAACGGCGAGGGTGTCCCCGTGGAGGCCGATACCGTGTTCATCTTGGGCGGCTACCTGCCCGACCTCTCCCCCGTTCAGGGCTGGCCGCTGGGGTGGGAGGGTGGGTACGTGCCCGACGGGCCGGGCGGCGAGACGGCGTTGCCGGGCGTGTACGTGGTCGGGGACCTCGCGCGCTCGGGCAAGGACTTCAAGCTGCTCTCGCTCGCCTTCGCGCAGGCGGCCATCGCCGCGAACCACGCCGTTCACCACGTCCGACCCGAACTCAAGGTCAGGCCGGGCCACAGCAGCGAGCGGGGGGGGTATCCGGTGCGGGGGTAA
- a CDS encoding FAD-dependent oxidoreductase, with amino-acid sequence MTTFSPERPLRVAVIGSGPSGVYAAEALTKQTDVPVGVDVFDRLPTPYGLVRYGVAPDHLTIKSVTKGFEKTLADPRVRFLGNVEFGTDLTHEEAREHYDAVVYTVGASSDRRLGIPGEDLKGSMSATEFVAWYNGHPDAAARELVLHATGVAVVGVGNVALDVSRILVKTTAELHESDIAEHALNALERSHVRDVWVLGRRGAAQAKFTTKELREFGELHGADPIVKPEEVRPDEAAEAGITDNIVKKNLEVLRDFAARTPEGKERRVHLRFLVSPVEILDDGAGNVGGLKIERNTLDENGNAVGTGEYETLPVQMVLRSVGYKGMALPGVPFDERRGVIPNAEGRVEGRPGEYTAGWIKRGPSGVVGTNRKDAVDTVAHLLSDAKAGALPEATQPTREAVDALLSRKGVDVYTFHDWQVLDAHEVSRGKDLGRPRAKVVHKHEMLTHRRKALQEAEG; translated from the coding sequence ATGACGACCTTCTCTCCCGAACGGCCCCTGCGCGTGGCGGTGATCGGCAGCGGTCCCAGCGGCGTGTACGCGGCGGAAGCCCTGACGAAACAGACCGACGTGCCCGTGGGGGTGGACGTGTTCGACCGCCTGCCGACGCCCTACGGCCTCGTGAGATACGGGGTCGCGCCCGATCACCTCACGATCAAGAGCGTGACGAAGGGCTTCGAGAAGACGCTCGCGGACCCGCGCGTGCGCTTCCTCGGCAACGTGGAGTTCGGCACCGACCTGACGCACGAGGAGGCGCGGGAGCATTACGACGCCGTCGTCTACACGGTCGGAGCCAGCAGCGACCGCCGCCTGGGGATTCCCGGTGAGGACCTGAAGGGGTCCATGAGCGCCACCGAGTTCGTCGCGTGGTACAACGGCCACCCCGACGCGGCGGCGCGTGAGCTGGTGCTGCACGCGACGGGCGTGGCGGTGGTCGGCGTGGGGAACGTGGCGCTGGACGTGAGCCGTATCCTCGTGAAGACGACCGCCGAGCTGCACGAGAGCGACATCGCCGAACACGCGCTGAACGCGCTGGAGCGCAGCCACGTGCGGGACGTGTGGGTTCTCGGGCGGCGGGGCGCGGCGCAGGCCAAGTTCACGACGAAGGAACTGCGCGAGTTCGGCGAGTTGCACGGGGCCGACCCCATCGTGAAGCCGGAGGAGGTGCGGCCCGACGAGGCCGCCGAGGCGGGGATCACCGACAACATCGTCAAGAAGAACCTGGAGGTCCTGCGCGACTTCGCCGCCCGCACGCCGGAGGGCAAGGAGCGCCGGGTCCACCTGCGCTTCCTCGTCTCGCCCGTGGAGATTCTGGACGACGGTGCGGGGAACGTCGGCGGCCTGAAGATCGAGCGCAACACGCTGGACGAGAACGGGAACGCGGTGGGCACGGGCGAGTACGAGACGCTGCCCGTGCAGATGGTGCTGCGTTCGGTGGGCTACAAGGGCATGGCGCTGCCCGGCGTGCCCTTCGACGAGCGCCGGGGCGTCATCCCCAACGCGGAGGGCCGGGTGGAGGGCCGCCCCGGCGAGTACACCGCCGGGTGGATCAAGCGCGGGCCGAGCGGCGTGGTCGGCACCAACCGCAAGGACGCGGTGGACACCGTGGCGCACCTGCTGAGCGACGCGAAGGCGGGCGCACTCCCCGAGGCCACCCAGCCGACCCGCGAGGCGGTGGACGCGCTGCTCTCCCGCAAGGGCGTGGACGTGTACACCTTCCACGACTGGCAGGTGCTGGACGCGCACGAGGTCTCACGGGGCAAGGATTTGGGCCGCCCACGCGCGAAGGTGGTCCACAAGCACGAGATGTTGACGCATCGCCGCAAGGCCTTGCAGGAGGCGGAGGGCTGA
- a CDS encoding helix-turn-helix domain-containing protein, with amino-acid sequence MTQTHSSLTKTFVDTVTYRPGAVILYPGKSDMLYRVASGLVRVHTMDDDGNGLTLRYVKPGEYFGEEALAGVNRAYFAEAVTDSSVDVINPALMTAEDNLVVTTHLVKTLERAYESIYRLVGKRLRARIAGELLELKDTALATQLDSGETMIYATHDELAAAVGSVRETVTKVVGELSREGVISAGYGKITLKDERALGTIAAA; translated from the coding sequence ATGACGCAGACCCACTCCTCCCTGACCAAGACCTTCGTGGACACCGTGACCTACCGCCCCGGCGCGGTGATTCTGTACCCCGGCAAGAGCGACATGCTCTACCGCGTGGCGAGCGGGTTGGTGCGCGTTCACACGATGGACGACGACGGCAACGGCCTGACCCTGCGCTACGTCAAGCCCGGCGAGTACTTCGGCGAGGAGGCCCTCGCGGGCGTCAACCGCGCCTACTTTGCGGAGGCCGTCACCGACTCCAGCGTGGACGTGATCAACCCCGCGCTGATGACCGCCGAGGACAACCTCGTCGTGACGACGCACCTCGTCAAGACGCTGGAGCGCGCCTACGAGAGCATCTACCGCCTCGTCGGCAAGCGCCTGCGCGCCCGGATCGCGGGTGAGCTGCTGGAGCTGAAGGACACGGCCCTTGCCACCCAGCTCGACTCCGGCGAGACGATGATCTACGCGACCCACGACGAGCTGGCCGCCGCCGTCGGCTCCGTGCGCGAGACCGTCACGAAGGTCGTCGGCGAACTCAGCCGCGAGGGCGTCATCAGCGCCGGGTACGGCAAGATCACTCTCAAGGACGAGCGCGCGCTGGGCACCATCGCCGCCGCGTAA
- the gyrA gene encoding DNA gyrase subunit A has protein sequence MTGIQPVDITSEVKTNFINYAMNVIVDRALPDVRDGLKPVQRRIMYAMLQEGLTPGQKHAKSAAVVGEVMKKYHPHGDAPVYDAMVRLGQWWNLRYTMVDPQGNFGSIDGDPPAAMRYTESRMTKLAEEVLADLEKETVDLKPNYDETTVEPTVLPSAVPNLLVNGATGIAVGMATNIPPHNLTEISNGLLALIDNPNITLDEMMTHVQGPDFPTGGRISKQGIREAYATGHAGLKVRGKARIDEKNGRSQIIISEIPYQVNKTNLIQTISAMYKAGKIPDISALRDESDRKEPVRIVVELKRGALPTLVLNQLYKYTQLQSTFTVINLSIVGGEPRVLPLIDTMRHFLNHRRDVVTRRTAYDLKKAEERAHVLEGLIKALDEIDEVIERIRAANTAAEARDALMQRFVLTEVQAQAILDMRLQRLVGLERERLMAEYDELRKTIERLRSILGDERLLWREIKKELRDVRDRYGDSRRSVITQLEDDISKEDLIAVEDMVITMTRAGYLKRTNLGAYRAQGRGGRGASGGKLRDEDINTSVFVGSTHDYLLFFTDAGRVFHEKIYDLPEAGRDAKGTHIRNLLPSLREDENIASVLSVGGFEEPGSFVFATRKGVVKKTLITDYGNITSAGLIAINLQPGDELIGVDIQRDGDDVVLATREGQAMRFAASEVRDTGRATQGVIGIRLREDDAVVSMALVPGGDEGSELLAVSEYGLGKRTPVGDYPSKGRGGLGVITLDLTDKTGKLVTLTHVAGNEELMVLTEKGTVIRTRVEEVRVTGRNAQGVKVINIGDKDRVISAFPIRREDEL, from the coding sequence ATGACCGGAATTCAACCTGTGGACATCACCTCGGAAGTCAAGACGAACTTCATCAACTACGCGATGAACGTCATTGTGGACCGCGCGCTGCCCGACGTGCGCGACGGCCTGAAGCCCGTGCAGCGGCGGATCATGTACGCGATGCTTCAGGAAGGCCTGACGCCCGGCCAGAAGCACGCCAAGTCGGCGGCGGTGGTCGGCGAGGTCATGAAGAAGTACCACCCGCACGGCGACGCACCCGTGTACGACGCGATGGTGCGGCTGGGGCAGTGGTGGAACCTGCGCTATACGATGGTGGACCCGCAGGGCAACTTCGGCTCCATCGACGGCGACCCGCCCGCCGCCATGCGCTACACCGAGTCGCGGATGACGAAACTCGCCGAGGAGGTGCTGGCCGACCTCGAAAAGGAGACGGTCGACCTCAAGCCGAACTACGACGAGACGACCGTGGAGCCGACGGTGCTGCCCTCCGCCGTGCCCAACCTGCTCGTGAACGGGGCGACGGGCATCGCGGTGGGCATGGCGACGAACATCCCGCCGCACAACCTGACCGAAATCAGCAACGGGCTGCTGGCTCTGATCGACAACCCCAACATCACCCTCGACGAGATGATGACGCACGTGCAGGGGCCGGACTTCCCCACGGGCGGGCGCATCTCGAAGCAGGGCATCCGTGAGGCCTACGCGACCGGGCACGCGGGCCTGAAGGTGCGCGGCAAGGCCCGCATCGACGAGAAGAACGGGCGCTCGCAGATCATCATCTCCGAGATTCCGTATCAGGTGAACAAGACCAACCTGATCCAGACGATCTCGGCGATGTACAAGGCGGGCAAGATTCCCGACATCTCGGCCCTGCGCGACGAGTCCGACCGCAAGGAACCCGTCCGCATCGTGGTGGAACTCAAGCGCGGCGCTCTCCCGACGCTCGTGCTCAACCAGCTCTACAAGTACACCCAACTGCAATCGACCTTCACGGTGATCAACCTCAGCATCGTGGGGGGCGAGCCGCGCGTGCTGCCCCTCATCGACACGATGCGGCACTTCCTGAACCACCGCCGCGACGTGGTGACGCGCCGGACCGCCTACGACCTGAAGAAGGCCGAGGAGCGGGCGCACGTGCTGGAGGGGCTGATCAAGGCCCTGGACGAGATCGACGAGGTGATCGAACGCATCCGGGCGGCGAACACGGCGGCAGAGGCGCGCGACGCCCTGATGCAACGCTTCGTCCTCACCGAGGTGCAGGCGCAGGCCATTCTCGACATGCGGCTGCAACGCCTCGTCGGGCTGGAGCGCGAGCGCCTGATGGCCGAGTACGACGAGCTGCGAAAGACCATCGAGCGCCTGCGCTCCATCCTCGGCGACGAGCGGCTGCTGTGGCGCGAGATCAAAAAGGAACTGCGCGACGTGCGCGACCGCTACGGCGACTCCCGCCGCTCGGTCATCACCCAGCTCGAGGACGACATCTCGAAGGAGGACCTCATCGCCGTCGAGGACATGGTGATCACCATGACGCGGGCGGGCTACCTCAAGCGCACGAACCTCGGCGCGTACCGGGCGCAGGGCCGGGGCGGGCGCGGCGCGAGCGGCGGCAAGCTACGTGACGAGGACATCAACACGAGCGTCTTCGTCGGTTCCACCCACGACTACCTGCTGTTCTTCACCGACGCGGGCCGCGTCTTCCACGAGAAGATTTACGATCTGCCGGAAGCCGGGCGTGACGCGAAGGGCACGCACATCCGCAACCTGCTGCCCTCCTTGCGTGAGGACGAGAACATCGCCTCGGTGCTGAGCGTGGGGGGCTTCGAGGAGCCGGGCAGCTTCGTCTTCGCCACCCGCAAGGGCGTGGTGAAAAAGACCCTGATCACCGACTACGGCAACATCACCTCGGCGGGGCTGATCGCCATTAACCTCCAGCCGGGCGACGAGCTGATCGGCGTGGACATCCAGCGCGACGGGGACGACGTGGTGCTCGCCACCCGCGAGGGGCAGGCGATGCGCTTCGCGGCGAGCGAGGTCCGCGACACGGGCCGCGCCACCCAGGGCGTGATCGGCATCCGGCTGCGCGAGGACGACGCCGTGGTGAGCATGGCGCTCGTGCCCGGCGGCGACGAGGGCAGCGAACTCCTCGCGGTGAGCGAGTACGGCCTGGGCAAGCGCACCCCCGTCGGCGACTACCCCAGCAAGGGGCGCGGCGGCCTCGGCGTCATCACCCTCGACCTGACCGACAAGACCGGCAAGCTCGTCACCCTCACCCACGTCGCGGGCAACGAGGAGCTGATGGTCCTCACCGAGAAGGGCACCGTCATCCGCACCCGCGTGGAGGAGGTCCGTGTCACGGGCCGCAACGCGCAGGGCGTGAAGGTCATCAATATCGGCGACAAGGACCGCGTGATCAGCGCCTTCCCCATCCGCCGCGAGGACGAGCTGTAG
- a CDS encoding roadblock/LC7 domain-containing protein: MLPHLTQLVTDVDGAWAAAIGGLDGLLVEGHASADADLGLLVAEHAGLMRAANAAYGDTLGDGSPRELYLRGERLSVYLHPITPQFFLMLALDGRSNLGQARLYGRAAARLLEADL, translated from the coding sequence ATGCTCCCTCACCTCACCCAACTCGTGACGGACGTGGACGGCGCGTGGGCCGCCGCCATCGGCGGACTCGACGGCCTGCTCGTCGAGGGACACGCCTCCGCCGACGCCGACCTGGGCCTGCTCGTGGCCGAACACGCCGGGCTGATGCGCGCGGCGAACGCCGCCTACGGCGACACGCTGGGGGACGGCTCCCCGCGTGAGCTGTACCTGCGCGGCGAGCGCCTGAGCGTGTACCTGCACCCCATCACACCCCAGTTCTTCCTGATGCTCGCCCTCGATGGCCGCAGCAACCTCGGCCAGGCCCGGCTGTACGGTCGCGCCGCCGCCCGCCTGCTGGAGGCCGACCTGTGA
- a CDS encoding roadblock/LC7 domain-containing protein, with product MKLDPLHAVPGLVAGALVLPDGLPAETIGEGGDALCAELAALRVGLERVGRRLGAGPLTRLAFTTERIEVVVVGGDAFLLAAALHRGLDTRAAQQTLARLALELSDLPQPHLEPA from the coding sequence ATGAAGCTTGACCCCCTGCACGCCGTGCCCGGTCTGGTGGCGGGTGCCCTCGTCCTGCCCGACGGCCTGCCCGCCGAGACCATCGGGGAGGGTGGGGACGCCCTGTGCGCCGAACTCGCCGCCCTCCGCGTGGGCCTGGAGCGGGTGGGCCGCCGCCTCGGCGCGGGGCCGCTGACGCGCCTCGCCTTTACCACCGAGCGCATCGAGGTCGTCGTCGTGGGCGGGGACGCCTTCCTGCTCGCCGCCGCCCTGCACCGGGGCCTGGATACCCGCGCCGCCCAGCAGACCCTCGCCCGCCTCGCCCTGGAGCTGAGCGACCTGCCGCAGCCCCACCTGGAACCCGCGTGA
- a CDS encoding roadblock/LC7 domain-containing protein: protein MIAPLLEVRGVRHAALVDARGVIVTAVGEGVDAGVVGAGRAVIGSLQGALGQAGWQDLLLDVAGGPLLLTLHGDQILLTAFDDVGSLGRVRFAVRRLLGQA, encoded by the coding sequence GTGATCGCGCCGCTGCTGGAGGTCCGGGGCGTGCGCCACGCCGCCCTCGTGGACGCGCGGGGAGTGATCGTCACCGCCGTGGGCGAGGGCGTGGACGCGGGCGTCGTGGGCGCGGGCCGCGCCGTGATCGGCAGCCTTCAGGGCGCACTCGGTCAGGCCGGGTGGCAGGACCTCCTGCTCGACGTGGCGGGCGGTCCGCTCCTCCTCACGCTGCACGGCGACCAGATTCTCCTTACCGCCTTCGACGATGTGGGAAGCCTGGGCCGCGTGCGCTTCGCGGTGCGGAGGCTGCTGGGGCAGGCGTAG
- a CDS encoding PIG-L deacetylase family protein: MSFPEQPTLLAVFAHPDDEAFGVGGTLTHYARRGGRVVLACATRGEAGKITVPGMTVDDLGHQREGELREACRALEIPDPVFLDYHDSGRYERTRHNDPLALMNVSPLDVEVKLRALIEEVRPQVIVTFDPHGAYGHIDHLQMHRATTAAFFSTGHLPGGGPQRLYYTALTHEAAEGISRMGENLDPLVYGVSEGTVAVRMDVRAYAANKKAALAAHGTQTGETSVLGRMSPEERQMMETRLLGVENFSIGGTRTALPTFPLRGLFDGLEGFETLDG; encoded by the coding sequence ATGAGCTTCCCCGAACAGCCCACCCTCCTCGCCGTCTTCGCCCACCCCGACGACGAGGCGTTCGGCGTCGGCGGCACCCTTACCCACTATGCGCGGCGGGGCGGGCGCGTGGTCCTCGCCTGCGCCACACGCGGCGAGGCCGGGAAGATCACCGTGCCGGGCATGACCGTGGACGACCTCGGCCACCAGCGGGAGGGGGAGTTACGCGAGGCGTGCCGGGCGCTGGAGATTCCCGACCCCGTGTTCCTCGACTACCACGACTCCGGGCGCTACGAGCGGACCCGGCATAACGACCCCCTCGCCCTCATGAACGTCTCCCCCCTCGATGTGGAGGTCAAGCTCCGCGCGCTCATCGAGGAGGTCAGGCCGCAGGTCATCGTGACCTTCGACCCGCACGGGGCCTACGGGCACATCGACCACCTCCAGATGCACCGGGCGACGACGGCGGCCTTTTTCAGCACCGGGCACCTGCCGGGGGGCGGCCCACAGCGGCTCTACTACACGGCGCTGACGCACGAGGCCGCCGAGGGCATCTCGCGGATGGGCGAGAACCTCGACCCCCTCGTCTACGGCGTCAGCGAGGGCACCGTCGCCGTGCGGATGGACGTGAGGGCCTACGCCGCCAACAAGAAGGCCGCCCTCGCCGCCCACGGCACCCAGACGGGCGAGACGAGCGTGCTGGGCCGCATGTCCCCCGAGGAACGCCAGATGATGGAAACCCGCCTCCTCGGCGTTGAGAACTTCTCCATCGGCGGCACGCGCACGGCCCTTCCCACCTTTCCCCTGCGCGGGCTGTTCGACGGGCTGGAAGGATTCGAGACGCTGGACGGGTGA